In Solobacterium moorei, a single genomic region encodes these proteins:
- a CDS encoding metal ABC transporter ATP-binding protein — protein MSYIHVEDLTVSYGESPVLWDVDVDIERNAITAIVGPNGAGKSTLLKCILGFIKSISGVITIDGKSLADVRKQIAYIPQVSAVNWNFPIRVKDVVLMGRYASLGWLKWPRKKDKELAHQALCEMGIEEFENRQISQLSGGQKQRVFIARALCHDADLIVMDEPLAGVDQTSEQIIMDKIKELQKAGKTIVCVHHDLHTLKEYFDHVVFINKYVIANGKIDDVLTEENIRKTYQNGKYNTDTILL, from the coding sequence ATGAGCTATATACATGTCGAAGATTTAACGGTTTCATATGGAGAAAGTCCTGTACTATGGGATGTGGATGTTGATATCGAAAGAAATGCAATCACAGCAATCGTAGGCCCAAATGGTGCAGGGAAATCGACGTTATTGAAATGCATTCTCGGTTTTATAAAGTCTATTTCAGGTGTGATTACAATCGATGGTAAAAGTCTTGCGGATGTGCGGAAACAGATTGCGTATATCCCACAGGTATCTGCCGTCAATTGGAATTTCCCTATCCGTGTAAAAGATGTAGTTCTAATGGGACGCTACGCTAGTCTTGGATGGCTGAAATGGCCGCGTAAAAAAGATAAGGAACTGGCACACCAAGCCCTTTGTGAAATGGGAATCGAAGAGTTTGAGAATCGTCAGATATCACAACTATCCGGCGGACAGAAACAACGTGTCTTTATCGCTAGAGCACTTTGTCATGATGCTGATTTGATTGTGATGGATGAACCGCTTGCAGGGGTTGATCAAACCAGTGAACAAATCATCATGGATAAAATCAAGGAACTACAAAAAGCTGGTAAGACAATTGTTTGTGTACACCATGACCTACATACACTAAAGGAATACTTTGATCATGTCGTATTTATCAATAAATATGTTATAGCAAATGGCAAAATAGATGATGTATTGACAGAAGAAAACATTAGAAAGACGTATCAAAATGGAAAATATAACACAGATACTATTCTCTTATGA
- a CDS encoding metal ABC transporter permease produces MSEVLLTLMVTAIGCAILGPVLILRKLAMTADALSHSVLLGIVVAFFFVPDLRSIWLVISASIFGVFTIWLVEELSRHRLVERDDALAIVFPVFFALAVLLITKFFRNTHLDVEIVLMGNPLFTPFIRQFGIPKSLFEMLVITAMNGIFLLVNYQKLKISIFDPEYAQLIGIPVTYLYRVLMVLVSVTCVVAFNSVGGILVISYFVAPAAAACMITKDLKITILVSILFAIINSWLGYHFAILWNVSVSGMCSLAGMIIVVLGIIFHRNGMLRQWAKSFVNHEKFCEDLLLVHLYRHKGNAIELGYQTIHQHLNWSNKITDDRIERLIKRAYVVRDDSKQLYSLTEKGITYVTKQLFQ; encoded by the coding sequence ATGTCAGAAGTATTGTTAACACTGATGGTAACAGCCATTGGATGTGCAATTCTGGGACCCGTTCTTATCCTTCGAAAATTAGCAATGACGGCAGATGCACTATCACATTCCGTATTGTTAGGTATTGTAGTCGCATTCTTCTTTGTGCCAGATTTACGTTCCATATGGTTAGTGATTAGTGCATCCATCTTTGGTGTATTTACGATATGGCTCGTGGAAGAATTATCTCGTCATCGTTTGGTAGAACGTGATGATGCATTAGCGATTGTCTTTCCTGTATTCTTTGCGTTAGCTGTACTACTAATCACGAAGTTCTTCCGGAATACCCATCTAGATGTAGAGATTGTATTAATGGGTAATCCGCTCTTTACACCATTTATTCGACAATTTGGAATACCAAAGTCGCTATTTGAGATGTTAGTGATTACAGCAATGAATGGGATATTCTTACTAGTGAATTATCAAAAGTTGAAGATATCAATCTTTGACCCAGAGTATGCACAATTAATCGGAATACCAGTCACGTATTTATATCGTGTGTTAATGGTTTTGGTATCCGTTACCTGCGTTGTGGCGTTTAATAGTGTTGGTGGTATTTTAGTGATTTCATATTTTGTGGCACCTGCGGCAGCCGCATGTATGATTACAAAAGACCTAAAGATCACAATACTTGTATCGATACTCTTTGCGATTATCAATTCATGGCTAGGATACCATTTCGCAATTTTGTGGAATGTATCCGTCTCTGGTATGTGTAGTTTGGCAGGAATGATTATAGTAGTATTGGGTATTATCTTCCATCGAAATGGCATGTTAAGACAATGGGCAAAGTCTTTTGTGAATCATGAAAAGTTCTGTGAAGATTTACTACTAGTTCATCTCTATCGTCACAAGGGTAATGCGATTGAACTAGGTTATCAAACAATTCATCAACATCTTAACTGGTCAAATAAAATCACGGATGATCGTATCGAAAGATTAATCAAGCGTGCGTACGTTGTGCGTGATGATTCAAAGCAGTTATATTCCTTGACAGAAAAAGGAATCACATACGTCACAAAACAATTATTTCAATAG
- a CDS encoding ABC transporter ATP-binding protein — MSKDKFPTKLSMIWHFLRGSKVYFGVSILFACLVSLLELINPRIIAFTVDSVIDHKEVVLPELIQNCLDAIGGITFLRHNLWVIAIVVVIVALLAVSCRYFFQSFTAMGSEKLVKTMRDDLFTHIMHLPFKWHSENHTGDIIQRCTSDVDTIKGFLSEQLIYLVRIIILIVLVLFFMFSINVKLALATSAFIPIIVGYSLFFHAKIGNAFEVADEEEGKLSSIAQENLTGVRVVRAFGREAYERERFEKQNEHYTNMWTHLMRLLSAFWMSSDMISNLQMLVVISYGAIITVNNGMSAGNYIAFIAYNSLLLWPVRSLGRTIANMSKAGISIDRLRYIMNSEMEEDKPNAVTPDLLQDIEFKNVSYQYENGSSEVLENVSFKIKAGTTFGILGGTGSGKSTLMYLLDRLYRLPDDHGQITIGGVDIRDMKAEWIRQNIGMVLQEPYLFSRSLSENIKIAKQSADMKEIRTAAKIASLDEAITHFKEGYNTYVGERGVTLSGGQKQRAAIAQMLIRKPPIMIFDDSLSAVDAETDAKIRAGLEDNISESTVILISHRITTLMAADHIIVLDKGRVVEEGTHEQLLKKQGIYRRIFEMQSQQGE; from the coding sequence ATGTCGAAGGATAAATTCCCGACGAAATTAAGCATGATATGGCATTTTTTAAGGGGATCCAAAGTATATTTTGGTGTGTCTATCCTCTTTGCCTGTCTTGTTTCGTTATTAGAATTAATTAATCCAAGAATTATTGCGTTTACTGTAGACTCAGTAATCGATCATAAAGAAGTTGTATTACCAGAACTAATTCAGAACTGTCTTGATGCGATAGGTGGGATAACGTTTTTACGGCATAACCTTTGGGTAATCGCAATCGTTGTAGTGATTGTTGCGTTACTTGCGGTATCTTGTCGTTACTTCTTTCAGTCATTTACAGCGATGGGATCTGAGAAATTAGTAAAGACAATGCGTGATGACTTATTTACACATATCATGCATTTACCATTTAAGTGGCATAGTGAAAATCACACTGGTGATATTATTCAAAGATGTACATCAGATGTAGATACAATTAAAGGTTTCTTATCTGAACAGTTAATCTACCTTGTGCGTATCATTATCTTGATTGTGTTGGTGCTATTCTTTATGTTTTCAATCAATGTAAAGTTAGCACTAGCCACATCCGCTTTTATTCCAATTATTGTCGGATATAGCTTGTTCTTCCACGCAAAGATCGGAAATGCATTTGAAGTTGCGGATGAAGAAGAGGGTAAGCTGTCGTCGATTGCCCAGGAAAACTTAACAGGTGTACGTGTTGTTCGTGCATTTGGTCGTGAAGCGTATGAACGCGAACGTTTTGAAAAACAAAATGAACACTACACAAATATGTGGACACATTTGATGAGACTGTTATCTGCGTTCTGGATGTCATCTGACATGATTTCTAATTTACAGATGCTAGTGGTTATTTCATATGGTGCTATCATCACGGTAAATAATGGGATGTCTGCAGGTAACTATATTGCCTTTATTGCATATAATTCATTATTGTTATGGCCTGTACGTTCTTTGGGAAGAACAATTGCGAATATGTCAAAGGCTGGTATTTCTATCGACCGTTTACGTTACATTATGAATTCTGAAATGGAAGAGGATAAGCCAAATGCGGTTACCCCTGATTTACTACAGGATATCGAATTTAAAAATGTATCCTATCAGTATGAAAATGGATCGTCTGAAGTATTGGAAAATGTTTCTTTCAAAATTAAAGCAGGAACGACATTTGGTATTTTAGGTGGAACAGGTTCAGGTAAATCTACACTGATGTATCTGTTAGACCGTCTATATAGGTTACCTGATGATCATGGTCAAATTACAATCGGTGGTGTTGATATCAGAGATATGAAAGCTGAGTGGATCCGTCAGAATATCGGTATGGTATTACAGGAGCCATATCTCTTCTCTCGCTCTTTATCGGAGAATATCAAGATTGCCAAACAGTCCGCAGATATGAAGGAAATTCGTACAGCTGCAAAGATTGCATCTTTGGATGAAGCTATCACACATTTTAAAGAGGGATATAACACATACGTTGGCGAACGTGGTGTTACACTTTCTGGTGGTCAGAAGCAGCGTGCTGCAATTGCACAGATGTTGATACGGAAACCACCAATCATGATCTTTGATGACTCTCTTTCTGCAGTCGATGCCGAAACGGATGCGAAGATTAGAGCAGGTCTCGAAGATAATATTTCTGAATCAACTGTTATCTTGATTTCACATCGTATTACAACTTTAATGGCAGCTGATCATATTATTGTTTTAGATAAAGGTAGGGTTGTAGAAGAAGGTACACATGAACAACTGTTAAAGAAACAGGGAATTTATCGGCGTATCTTTGAGATGCAATCACAACAGGGTGAGTAG
- a CDS encoding metal ABC transporter permease produces the protein MENITQILFSYDFLVVAIGTVLLAIPSAIVGCFSVYKGQSLMADAVGHASYPGVVIAFMLFSIRSSVILTLGAAVVGILAYLTIQMIRKHSVIDFDAALAITLTGFFGLGMVLKSYLQGNSSYMRASQAGLKNYIFGSAAFIMKEDIIMIAICAIIATVLLVLFYKELVASIFDPQFASSIGISMPIVSGVLLLMMVMFIVVGLKCIGAILISSFLTMPCICANQHSRNLKQVLCIAAGVAGVSAFIGTFLSTAYSGIATGPMVILCMGTFTILSMIFGKYGLIAQRKRRKDTKSCQKYC, from the coding sequence ATGGAAAATATAACACAGATACTATTCTCTTATGATTTCTTGGTTGTGGCGATTGGTACAGTATTACTAGCGATTCCAAGTGCGATTGTAGGATGCTTTAGCGTTTATAAGGGACAAAGTTTAATGGCAGATGCAGTAGGGCATGCATCCTATCCTGGGGTAGTCATTGCGTTTATGTTATTTTCGATACGTAGTTCTGTGATACTAACACTAGGTGCTGCGGTGGTTGGTATTCTTGCATATCTTACAATTCAGATGATTCGTAAACACAGTGTGATTGATTTCGATGCGGCATTAGCGATTACCCTTACAGGTTTCTTTGGACTTGGAATGGTATTAAAGAGTTACTTACAAGGAAATTCTTCATACATGCGTGCATCGCAAGCAGGATTGAAGAACTATATCTTTGGTTCTGCAGCATTTATCATGAAGGAAGATATTATCATGATTGCGATATGTGCAATCATCGCAACAGTATTATTGGTTTTATTCTATAAAGAATTAGTGGCTAGTATCTTTGACCCACAATTTGCAAGTTCGATTGGGATTTCGATGCCTATCGTCAGTGGTGTCTTGTTACTGATGATGGTGATGTTTATCGTTGTTGGATTAAAGTGCATTGGTGCAATTTTGATTTCTTCATTTTTAACAATGCCGTGTATCTGTGCAAACCAACATTCTAGAAATCTCAAGCAGGTATTATGTATCGCAGCTGGCGTAGCTGGAGTCTCCGCATTCATAGGAACCTTTCTTTCAACCGCATATAGTGGAATTGCGACAGGCCCAATGGTGATACTCTGTATGGGTACATTTACAATATTGTCTATGATATTTGGTAAGTATGGTTTGATTGCACAAAGAAAACGTAGAAAGGATACGAAATCATGTCAGAAGTATTGTTAA
- a CDS encoding IS1634 family transposase has product MAYFLKVAKQQNNTYLAVYESFYSPATKGTKHRCIRSLGSVSKLKAAGIDDPVAFYKDEVEKMNLYNKQDKIKKITSVSPRRYLGYFPLKSILEDLDIKKFIDLYKFTTDFEFELYEVLSLLVYARCVSPCSKYKTYYEILPQLHIPYAFNYDQLLSALAFYGNDYEKIVELFTSRVKDKYSIDTAITYFDCTNFYFEIDREDDFRRKGPSKENRKAPVIGLGLLLDANQIPVGMKLYPGNESEKPVLKDVLKDLKERHEVHGKTIRVADKGLNCSENILSALANGDGYLFSKSVKQLPETEKVWVLLPNDYKAIKDRNGKIIYYCKECIDEFPYTYTDESGKKKKVNIKEKRVVTYNPTLARKHKYEINKLVEKAKGLSVSLVKKNEYGESAKYVTFRSTSNGEETEDKVKAIINQETIDNDLKLAGYNMLVTSETKVDARQIYETYHNLWRIEESFRIMKSDLDARPVYLQLENTIKGHFLICYLTVLLQRIFQFKVLENKYSSSELNEFYKGFQFVEGEDSYTNISIGTNFITELSDMTGLPLDNYFLSPTKLKKVLNYRF; this is encoded by the coding sequence ATGGCTTATTTCCTTAAGGTTGCTAAACAACAAAACAATACGTATCTCGCTGTTTATGAATCTTTTTATTCTCCTGCTACCAAAGGTACCAAACATCGTTGTATCAGGTCTCTTGGTTCTGTTTCTAAACTGAAAGCTGCCGGTATTGATGATCCTGTTGCTTTCTACAAAGATGAAGTAGAAAAAATGAATCTGTATAACAAGCAAGATAAGATCAAGAAAATTACTTCCGTTTCTCCAAGAAGATATCTTGGCTATTTCCCTTTGAAATCCATTCTTGAAGATCTTGATATCAAGAAGTTTATTGATCTGTATAAATTCACTACCGATTTTGAATTTGAACTTTATGAAGTTCTTTCTCTTCTTGTATATGCTCGTTGTGTTTCTCCCTGCAGTAAATACAAAACATATTATGAAATCCTTCCTCAGCTTCATATTCCTTATGCATTCAACTACGATCAACTATTGAGTGCCCTGGCATTTTATGGAAATGACTATGAGAAAATTGTTGAACTGTTCACTTCGAGAGTCAAAGACAAATATTCCATAGATACTGCTATCACCTATTTTGACTGTACAAACTTCTATTTTGAAATTGACAGAGAAGATGACTTCAGAAGAAAGGGTCCAAGCAAAGAAAACAGGAAAGCTCCTGTCATTGGGCTGGGCTTACTGCTGGATGCGAATCAAATTCCTGTTGGTATGAAGCTGTATCCTGGAAATGAATCAGAAAAGCCTGTATTGAAAGATGTACTGAAAGACTTGAAGGAAAGACATGAAGTACACGGAAAAACGATACGGGTAGCGGACAAGGGACTGAACTGTTCAGAGAATATACTTTCAGCTTTGGCAAACGGCGATGGATATCTCTTTTCCAAATCAGTCAAGCAGCTGCCTGAAACAGAAAAGGTATGGGTTCTACTACCTAATGACTACAAAGCAATCAAGGACAGAAATGGCAAGATCATTTATTACTGTAAAGAATGTATCGATGAATTTCCATACACATATACAGATGAAAGCGGAAAAAAGAAAAAAGTAAACATCAAAGAAAAAAGAGTCGTCACATACAATCCGACACTGGCAAGAAAACACAAATATGAAATAAACAAGCTTGTAGAAAAAGCCAAAGGTCTGTCCGTATCACTTGTAAAGAAAAATGAATATGGGGAAAGCGCAAAATATGTCACTTTCAGATCTACTTCAAACGGAGAAGAAACAGAAGATAAAGTAAAGGCCATCATCAATCAGGAAACGATAGATAATGACTTGAAACTGGCCGGTTACAATATGCTTGTCACATCTGAAACAAAGGTGGATGCCAGACAGATATATGAAACATACCACAACCTGTGGAGGATAGAAGAATCATTCAGAATCATGAAATCAGACCTAGATGCAAGACCTGTTTATTTACAGCTTGAGAATACGATCAAGGGACATTTCTTAATATGTTATCTTACTGTACTGCTGCAGAGAATATTTCAATTCAAAGTCTTGGAAAACAAATATTCTTCTTCAGAACTGAATGAATTCTACAAAGGATTCCAGTTCGTTGAAGGAGAAGACAGTTATACAAACATATCCATAGGAACCAACTTCATTACCGAATTATCAGACATGACAGGATTACCTTTAGACAATTATTTTTTATCTCCAACAAAACTAAAAAAGGTGTTGAACTATAGATTCTAA
- the msrA gene encoding peptide-methionine (S)-S-oxide reductase MsrA: protein MKIFEQFPQYEDGFIVLRRFVQEDAKYLSEVYEVRLTKRQAEKTIENYEKSYHDKDEVILGIFGKEDEQLKGIIEIYDIHETELSIGYMIVEKYRHQTYAKNSVYLLTKKLIDDYGITCIHANCHVDNLYSIRVLEHNGYERLGQDEDEYVYEYKPKQLVQDSFNQNEKTIVLAGGCFWGVEKVFKALDGVVETTTGYANGITENPTYEEVCRNETGYKEAVKVVYQPDVVSLSTIIRAFFLCIDPRQRNRQGNDFGTQYQTGIYYVDEKDLDDIKPIYASERMKYDHFFVELEPLKNFYTAEEYHQDYLDKHPNGYCHITAFEMEEVKKLNQQPCQITVILPSEKELRLEVKKNTTIAQLIQEVNTEHRIYAALINHKHVHFSECVHNQDVIELQDICASYGNTCYQSTLTLLYLKAIHDVMGKNVTVTIANSLSKGLFTVIHAGNVTDALAKEIEARMHELVEDKLEITEEYVDRDRAIQLLQDAKDKKSVDLLNTASDLKNVYIITLADEKMMSFVHALPFTSDIPFFEVRRYRNGLLLRFPHPNYPDQIPPYEEQKSLYDAFSEETQWEKLLKVSFASDLNRMIEKKEPKDLIMLSEALHEKKIAMIAEQIQSAKKRIILIAGPSSSGKTTFAKRLCIQLKVIGLNPLYLGTDDYFVNRDEMILDENGKYDFEALEAVDLHLFETQMNALLHGEKVDLPEFDFITGKKIFGKRIISIDASQPIVIEGIHGLNPQLTEGIDDSEKFKIYISPLTQINLDAHHRIPTTDARMLRRMVRDNRTRGRDGAVTISSWPSVRHGEEKYIFPFNKEADVFFNSQCVYELAVLKKYATPLLEKVQPDQAEYAEAQRMLQFLSCFKSIDDDGIIANNSIIREFIGGSILVS, encoded by the coding sequence GTGAAAATATTTGAACAATTTCCACAGTATGAAGATGGGTTTATAGTATTACGTCGTTTTGTACAGGAAGATGCAAAATATCTTTCGGAAGTATATGAAGTAAGACTAACAAAACGTCAAGCAGAGAAAACAATAGAGAATTATGAAAAGTCTTACCATGATAAGGATGAAGTGATTCTAGGTATCTTTGGTAAAGAGGATGAACAATTAAAGGGTATTATTGAGATTTACGATATTCATGAAACTGAACTTTCTATCGGTTATATGATTGTCGAGAAGTATCGTCACCAAACATATGCTAAGAATAGTGTGTATCTTCTAACGAAGAAACTGATTGATGATTATGGAATTACATGCATACATGCAAATTGTCATGTGGATAATCTCTATTCTATCCGTGTATTAGAACATAATGGGTATGAAAGACTTGGACAAGATGAGGATGAGTACGTTTATGAATATAAGCCAAAACAATTAGTTCAAGATTCATTTAATCAAAATGAGAAGACAATTGTGCTTGCTGGTGGATGTTTCTGGGGTGTTGAAAAGGTATTTAAAGCGTTAGATGGTGTTGTTGAAACAACCACCGGATATGCAAATGGCATCACAGAGAATCCAACCTATGAAGAGGTATGCCGTAATGAAACGGGATATAAGGAAGCGGTAAAGGTTGTTTATCAACCGGATGTAGTTTCTTTATCTACCATTATCCGTGCATTCTTCTTATGTATTGATCCACGTCAACGTAATCGTCAAGGGAATGACTTTGGTACACAATACCAAACAGGTATTTACTATGTAGATGAGAAGGATCTTGATGATATCAAGCCAATTTATGCTAGTGAAAGAATGAAGTATGATCATTTCTTTGTGGAATTAGAGCCACTTAAAAACTTTTATACTGCTGAAGAATATCATCAGGATTATCTTGACAAGCATCCAAATGGGTATTGCCATATCACTGCTTTTGAGATGGAAGAGGTAAAGAAGTTAAATCAACAGCCATGTCAAATTACAGTTATTCTTCCATCTGAAAAAGAGCTGAGATTAGAAGTAAAGAAAAATACGACGATCGCCCAGCTTATTCAAGAAGTAAATACAGAACACCGTATTTATGCTGCACTCATCAATCATAAGCACGTACACTTTAGCGAGTGTGTTCACAATCAAGACGTGATTGAACTACAGGATATTTGTGCATCGTATGGAAATACCTGTTATCAATCTACATTAACACTTCTATATTTGAAGGCAATTCATGATGTAATGGGTAAGAATGTAACAGTTACGATTGCTAACTCATTATCCAAGGGATTATTCACTGTGATTCATGCTGGGAATGTGACAGATGCTCTTGCAAAAGAAATCGAAGCACGTATGCATGAACTTGTAGAGGATAAGCTAGAGATTACAGAAGAGTATGTAGACCGTGATAGAGCCATCCAACTTCTACAGGATGCTAAGGATAAGAAGAGCGTAGACCTATTAAATACCGCAAGTGATTTAAAGAATGTCTATATTATTACACTTGCGGATGAGAAGATGATGTCTTTTGTACATGCATTACCATTTACAAGCGATATCCCATTTTTTGAGGTACGTCGTTATCGCAATGGATTATTATTACGTTTCCCACACCCAAACTACCCAGATCAGATTCCTCCATATGAGGAACAGAAATCACTGTACGATGCTTTCTCTGAGGAAACACAATGGGAGAAGCTATTAAAGGTTAGCTTTGCATCTGATTTGAATCGCATGATTGAAAAGAAGGAACCCAAGGATTTAATCATGTTAAGTGAAGCGTTACATGAAAAGAAGATTGCGATGATTGCGGAACAAATTCAAAGCGCAAAGAAGAGAATTATTTTAATCGCAGGACCATCTTCATCTGGAAAGACAACATTTGCTAAGCGTCTATGTATCCAGCTGAAAGTGATAGGTTTAAATCCGTTGTATCTTGGAACAGATGATTACTTTGTCAATCGTGATGAAATGATTCTAGATGAAAATGGGAAATATGATTTTGAGGCGCTTGAAGCAGTTGATCTTCATCTGTTTGAAACACAGATGAATGCATTACTGCATGGTGAGAAAGTGGATTTACCAGAATTTGATTTTATTACTGGTAAGAAGATATTCGGGAAGAGAATTATTTCCATTGATGCTTCACAACCAATTGTGATTGAAGGCATTCATGGTCTTAATCCACAACTTACAGAAGGGATTGATGATAGTGAGAAGTTTAAAATCTATATCAGTCCTTTAACACAGATTAATCTTGATGCGCATCATCGTATCCCAACGACAGATGCACGCATGTTAAGAAGAATGGTTCGAGATAATCGTACACGCGGACGCGATGGTGCGGTTACCATTTCATCATGGCCATCAGTACGTCATGGGGAAGAAAAGTATATCTTCCCATTCAATAAGGAAGCTGACGTATTCTTTAATAGCCAGTGTGTATATGAACTAGCAGTATTAAAGAAATATGCAACACCACTATTAGAAAAAGTACAGCCTGACCAGGCTGAATATGCAGAAGCACAGAGGATGTTACAATTCCTTTCTTGCTTTAAGTCAATTGATGATGACGGTATCATTGCGAATAATTCAATTATTCGTGAATTTATTGGTGGTTCTATTCTAGTTTCCTAA
- a CDS encoding ABC transporter ATP-binding protein — MQEENKNISLPYFGIPKILPFAKKYKYRIIAMILMGLFSSLVDSCYPLFNQYALNHYVGENTLDTLGQFILLYIGILIVQVILNFISVFWVSKTELDLNRDLRNTSFNHLQELSFAYFNQNNVGYIHARVMSDSGKIGELMSWRMMDVVWNGSYILFVMINMVRISWRLACMVFVLVPFAVFIIAFFQKRLVKLNRHIRELNSQITSDFNEGITGARSIKTMVIESIIGDGFRNDTEQMRHVSVQAARYQAFFYSTVTMMSSIALAIVMWQGGKLTVNNMMLIGTLSVFMSYALGIMDPLHSVITTISSLVSIQVNIERFDRLVNTESDVADSPEVIAKYGDTFNPKKENWEPLIGDVAFKNVDFKYPDGDEMVLENFNLDVPHGTNVAIVGETGAGKSTLVNLVCRFFEPTRGQVLIDGRDARERSQLWLHSNIGYVLQTPHLFSGTVRDNLRYGKPDATDEEIMRALDLVSAKFVIEKMEKGLDSDVGEGGGMLSTGEKQLLSFARAILADPRILVLDEATASIDTLTEKAIQDAIDTVIKGRTSFVIAHRLSTIVNADVILVVRDGKIIERGTHSELMKQRGYYYELYTRQYEEMVLDTVS; from the coding sequence ATGCAAGAAGAAAATAAAAATATATCACTTCCATACTTTGGCATTCCGAAGATTCTACCATTTGCGAAAAAGTATAAGTACAGAATCATTGCGATGATTTTGATGGGATTATTTTCGAGTTTAGTAGATTCATGTTATCCACTATTCAACCAGTATGCATTAAATCACTATGTTGGAGAGAATACTCTAGATACACTTGGGCAATTTATTTTACTTTACATTGGAATATTGATTGTTCAAGTTATACTGAACTTTATTAGTGTCTTCTGGGTATCAAAAACAGAGTTAGATTTAAATCGTGATCTTAGAAATACTTCATTTAATCATTTACAGGAACTATCATTTGCGTACTTTAACCAAAACAATGTTGGTTACATTCATGCAAGAGTAATGAGTGATAGTGGTAAGATTGGTGAACTGATGTCATGGCGTATGATGGATGTTGTTTGGAATGGATCGTATATTCTATTCGTTATGATTAATATGGTGAGAATTAGTTGGAGACTTGCATGCATGGTGTTTGTGCTAGTCCCATTTGCAGTATTTATTATCGCCTTCTTCCAGAAACGACTCGTAAAACTCAATCGTCACATTCGTGAATTAAATTCTCAAATTACAAGCGACTTTAATGAAGGTATTACAGGTGCTAGATCAATCAAGACAATGGTGATTGAAAGTATCATTGGAGATGGATTTAGAAACGATACAGAACAGATGCGTCATGTGTCTGTGCAAGCTGCACGCTATCAGGCATTCTTCTATTCCACAGTTACGATGATGAGCTCTATCGCTCTTGCGATTGTAATGTGGCAGGGTGGTAAACTGACAGTTAATAACATGATGTTAATTGGTACATTATCTGTATTTATGAGTTATGCACTTGGTATTATGGATCCACTGCATAGTGTGATTACTACGATATCTTCACTTGTGTCGATTCAAGTAAATATTGAACGCTTTGATCGATTAGTAAACACAGAGTCAGATGTTGCGGACTCACCAGAAGTTATCGCAAAGTATGGAGATACCTTCAATCCCAAGAAGGAAAATTGGGAACCACTTATTGGTGATGTAGCGTTCAAGAATGTGGACTTCAAGTATCCAGATGGAGATGAGATGGTCTTAGAAAACTTTAATCTTGATGTACCGCATGGAACAAATGTCGCAATTGTTGGTGAAACAGGGGCTGGTAAATCGACACTTGTAAATCTAGTTTGTCGTTTCTTTGAACCAACAAGGGGCCAAGTTCTCATTGATGGAAGAGATGCTAGAGAGCGTTCACAGCTTTGGCTACATTCCAACATCGGCTACGTTTTACAAACACCACACTTATTCTCTGGAACAGTCAGAGATAATCTGCGCTATGGTAAGCCGGATGCGACGGATGAAGAAATCATGCGTGCATTGGATCTTGTTTCTGCAAAGTTTGTGATTGAGAAGATGGAGAAGGGCTTAGACAGTGATGTTGGTGAAGGTGGAGGAATGTTATCCACTGGTGAAAAACAGCTCTTATCCTTCGCTCGTGCAATCTTAGCAGATCCACGCATCTTAGTATTGGATGAAGCGACAGCATCGATTGACACTCTTACAGAAAAAGCAATTCAAGATGCGATTGATACAGTTATCAAGGGAAGAACATCCTTTGTGATTGCACACCGATTATCTACGATTGTAAATGCGGATGTTATCTTGGTTGTTCGTGATGGTAAGATTATTGAACGTGGTACACATTCAGAACTCATGAAACAAAGAGGTTACTATTATGAACTCTATACACGTCAATATGAAGAGATGGTATTAGATACTGTTTCATAA